The region GGGGCTCACCCGACCCGGACCCCGGGTGCCTCCCCCTCGGAAGGAGCCACACGCATGCGTCTCCGCCTCGCCACGGCGATCTTCGCCACCGCCCTCGCCGCGGTGCTCGCCGCCCCATCGGTCGCCTCGGCCGCGCCACAGCCGATCATCGGTGGCGGCACCGTCTCGTCCGCCCCCTGGGCCGCCGCCGTCTTCAGCAACGGCTCGTTCACCTGCTCCGGAACGATCATCTCGTCCCAGTGGGTGCTCACCGCCCGACACTGCGTCAGCGGCACCATGTCGGTCCGGGTCGGCAGCGTCTACCGCGCCTCCGGCGGGGTCACCCGGACCGTCTCCGCCTCGTACTCCCGCTACGACCTGGCGCTGCTCCAGCTGAGCAGCGCGGTCAGCACCTCGTACGTGACCCTGTCCAGCAGCTACCCGCCGGTCGGCTCCACCAACTCGATCTACGGCTGGGGCATGACCTGCTACAGCGGCTGCTCCGCGTCGTCCCAGCTCAAGACCGCCAACGTCCAGGTGACGAGCACCAACGTGACCGACGCGTACGGCGGTCGGGCGATCCGCAGCACCCGGATCAACGGCAACGCGTGGCGTGGTGACTCCGGTGGGCCCCAGTTCTACAACGGTGCCCAGGTTGGGGTTGCTTCGACCGCCGACGGCCAGAGCATCCAGAACTACGGCAGTGTGGCGTACAACCGGGCCTGGATCACCTCGGTGTCCGGCGTATAACCCATTCGTGGTCCCGCGGCGCGGACGTGCCCGATCGGTCGGGCCGTCCGCGCCGCGTCGTTTCGCAGAACGCGGCACGTGAAGCCGGCTCACAATTCCGCCGGTCCGGGCTCTGCCAACATCGACAGGGTGCTGGTCGTGACGATGGACCATTTACCCGGTTACGAGATCCGCCAGATCCTCGGCGAGGTGGTGTCGTCGATGGCCCGGACCCGTAACCCGTACCGCGAGGGGGTCAAGAACCTGCGCGGTGGTGCGTACGACCCGAAGGCACCGGAGAACCTCACCCGGTGGCGTACCGACTCAGTGGCCAAACTCGGTGAGGAAGCCCGCCGACTCGGCGCCAACGCGGTGATCGGGATGCGATTCGACCACCGCGAGGTCGGCGAGATGTGGATGGAACTGTGCGCGTACGGCACCGCCGTGATCGCGTACCCGGTGGCGACGCCCGCGCCCGACCAGCCGCTGGTGGCGGCGGAGACGGCGCAGCCGGCCAGCGGCTCCAGCCTGGGCGCGATCGCCGAGCCGGCCAGCGCTCCCGACCTGGGCAGTGCTGCCGGCACCCCGACCCCCCGCAAATGACCGGCCGGCTCGACGGCCGATGGTGGTCGCCGGTGAGGCGACAGGGTCAGGCGGCAGCGGGCGACCGGCGGTCAGAGGATCGGTGCGGGCTGGTACGCCGCAGCCGCCGGATGGGCCGCGACCACCTCGGCGACCCGGGCCGCCACCGACCGCACCTGGGCCGGAGCGGCACCGACGAAGTCGGCCCGATCGGCCACCAGGGAGTCGATCTCGGCGCGGGTCAGGCCCAGCCGTTCGTCGGCGGCGAGCCGGTCGAACAGGTCGTTCTCGGTCGTCCCCTTCTCCCGCATGGCCAGCGCCACACCGACCGCGTGCTCCTTGATCGCCTCGTGCGTGACCTCCCGGCCGACGCCCCGACGTACCGCCGCGACGAGGATCTTCGTGGTGGCCAGGAAGGGCAGGAAGCGGTCCAACTCGCGGTTGATCACCGCCGGGTACGCGCCGAACTCGTCCAGCACGGTGAGGAACGTCTGGAACAGCCCGTCGGCGGCGAAGAAGGCGTCCGGCAGCGCCACCCGACGGACCACCGAGCAGGAGACGTCGCCCTCGTTCCACTGGTCACCAGCCAGTTCGCCGATCATCGACAGGTAACCCCGGATGATCACCGCGAAGCCGTTGACCCGCTCGCTGGACCG is a window of Micromonospora polyrhachis DNA encoding:
- a CDS encoding S1 family peptidase is translated as MRLRLATAIFATALAAVLAAPSVASAAPQPIIGGGTVSSAPWAAAVFSNGSFTCSGTIISSQWVLTARHCVSGTMSVRVGSVYRASGGVTRTVSASYSRYDLALLQLSSAVSTSYVTLSSSYPPVGSTNSIYGWGMTCYSGCSASSQLKTANVQVTSTNVTDAYGGRAIRSTRINGNAWRGDSGGPQFYNGAQVGVASTADGQSIQNYGSVAYNRAWITSVSGV
- a CDS encoding YbjQ family protein; protein product: MLVVTMDHLPGYEIRQILGEVVSSMARTRNPYREGVKNLRGGAYDPKAPENLTRWRTDSVAKLGEEARRLGANAVIGMRFDHREVGEMWMELCAYGTAVIAYPVATPAPDQPLVAAETAQPASGSSLGAIAEPASAPDLGSAAGTPTPRK